The following proteins come from a genomic window of Nitrospirota bacterium:
- a CDS encoding UpxY family transcription antiterminator has product MPEFEDVTRWYALRTKSRHEKQVRDRLAGQGIRPLLPTLIRLSQWRDRKKRIEVPLFSGYCFAQFSWRDRLRVLMAPGVVSIVGSGNRPEPIPNEEIDALMSLMASTLPYDAHPYLREGMAVQVVRGPLEGVRGILLRKEKRCRLVISVHLIRQAAAVEIDAVDVVPA; this is encoded by the coding sequence GTGCCCGAATTCGAAGATGTCACGCGGTGGTACGCACTTCGGACAAAGTCCCGCCACGAAAAGCAGGTTCGAGATCGGCTCGCCGGTCAAGGTATCCGGCCACTACTCCCGACGTTGATACGATTGAGCCAGTGGAGAGACCGGAAAAAACGAATAGAGGTGCCGCTCTTTTCCGGCTATTGCTTTGCGCAGTTTTCGTGGCGGGATCGGCTCCGGGTCTTGATGGCGCCCGGCGTCGTCAGCATCGTTGGCAGTGGCAACCGTCCTGAGCCGATTCCCAACGAGGAAATCGACGCACTGATGAGCTTGATGGCGAGCACGCTTCCCTATGATGCCCATCCTTATCTGCGAGAAGGGATGGCGGTGCAGGTCGTCAGGGGCCCCTTGGAGGGAGTGCGGGGGATTCTCCTCCGAAAGGAGAAGAGGTGTCGTCTCGTGATCTCAGTCCATCTGATCAGACAGGCCGCGGCTGTTGAGATCGACGCGGTGGATGTCGTTCCCGCTTGA
- a CDS encoding NAD-dependent epimerase: protein MGRANHVILVTGAAGFIGFHVARRLLERGDQVLGLDNMNDYYDVRLKEARLARLSSIAGFQFTKLDLTDRPGMERLFATHPIQRVVHMAAQAGVRYSLVNPHAYIDCNIVGFLNVLEGCRQVGVRHLVFASSSSVYGGNTKMPFSVHDNVDHPVSLYAATKKANELMAHAYAHLYRLPVTGLRFFTVYGPWGRPDMALFRFTRAILNGEPIEVFNYGKMQRDFTYIDDIVEGVVRVLDKPAEPDPAWSGERPDPGSSAAPYRLYNIGNHQPVDLLRFIEILEKALGRKAEKRLLPLQPGDVPATCAEVEDIAAAVGFKPATPIEVGVQRFVDWYKAYYGT, encoded by the coding sequence ATGGGTCGGGCCAATCACGTCATCCTTGTGACAGGCGCAGCCGGTTTCATCGGCTTCCACGTTGCACGGCGCTTGCTCGAGCGCGGCGATCAAGTCCTAGGGCTCGACAACATGAATGATTACTATGACGTCCGGCTGAAGGAAGCGCGGCTAGCCCGACTTAGTTCGATCGCAGGGTTTCAGTTCACTAAGCTCGATCTCACGGACCGGCCTGGAATGGAGCGGCTCTTCGCCACGCACCCTATCCAGCGAGTAGTGCACATGGCGGCCCAGGCAGGCGTTCGCTACTCGCTTGTGAATCCCCACGCATACATTGACTGCAACATCGTCGGTTTCCTGAACGTGTTGGAGGGCTGCCGACAGGTCGGCGTCCGGCACCTCGTCTTCGCCTCCTCCAGTTCCGTCTACGGCGGAAACACTAAGATGCCCTTTTCCGTGCACGACAACGTGGATCATCCCGTCTCACTCTACGCCGCCACCAAGAAGGCCAACGAGTTGATGGCCCATGCCTATGCCCACCTCTACAGGCTACCGGTTACTGGGCTCCGGTTCTTCACGGTCTACGGACCCTGGGGTCGGCCCGATATGGCGCTGTTCAGGTTCACTCGGGCCATACTGAATGGTGAACCCATTGAGGTGTTTAATTACGGGAAAATGCAGCGAGACTTTACATATATCGACGACATCGTCGAAGGGGTCGTGCGCGTGCTCGACAAGCCCGCCGAACCCGATCCGGCTTGGTCCGGGGAGCGCCCCGACCCGGGCAGCAGCGCCGCGCCCTATCGGCTCTACAACATTGGCAATCACCAACCCGTTGACCTGCTTCGGTTCATCGAGATTTTGGAGAAAGCTCTCGGGAGAAAGGCAGAAAAGCGCCTGCTCCCGCTTCAGCCAGGCGACGTGCCCGCCACATGCGCCGAAGTCGAGGACATTGCGGCCGCCGTGGGCTTTAAGCCCGCAACCCCGATCGAGGTGGGCGTGCAGCGGTTCGTCGATTGGTACAAAGCGTACTAT